Proteins encoded together in one Streptomyces sp. TLI_171 window:
- a CDS encoding pyrimidine/purine nucleoside phosphorylase: MLKVNEYFDGTVKSIAFTSAEGPATVGVMAPGDYEFGTAAPETMHVVSGALTVKLPGSAEWQTFGAGSRFDVPGDSRFQLKVEVATAYLCDYR; encoded by the coding sequence ATGCTCAAGGTCAACGAATACTTCGACGGCACCGTGAAGTCGATCGCCTTCACCTCGGCCGAGGGTCCGGCGACCGTCGGCGTCATGGCGCCCGGCGACTACGAGTTCGGCACCGCCGCGCCGGAGACCATGCACGTGGTCAGCGGCGCCCTGACCGTCAAGCTGCCCGGCTCCGCGGAATGGCAGACCTTCGGCGCCGGCAGCCGCTTCGACGTCCCCGGCGACAGCAGGTTCCAGCTCAAGGTCGAGGTCGCCACCGCGTACCTCTGCGACTACCGCTGA
- a CDS encoding CapA family protein, producing the protein MRRAPVGTAAVTALLLAAVAGCTGSTPSQDGAGPGAAPSSGGTATGAPGTGSSAPADPSAAAQPSGGGSSAGATDSITVAFAGDVHFEGRTASRLSAPAAETALGPISRTLAAADLSVLNLETAITGRGKAEPKTYTFRTTPKALGALRDAGVDVVSQANNHAVDFGPDGLADTLAAKASSPIPVVGIGKDAEEAYAPYVTTVRGVKVAVLAASQVNEITNQKWRAGEHKAGIASALDEAALVRAVTEARATAPVVLVYLHWGDEGVACPTGAQTGLAKKLAAAGATAVVGTHAHTMLGAGMLGRTYVAYGFGNFLWYGTSNYPGSDETGVTTLTVTADGRVTGEAFTPAHIDGRGVPVPQTGNAAKAAQQRRDGLRGCTGLAAAPK; encoded by the coding sequence ATGCGTCGCGCACCCGTCGGCACCGCCGCCGTCACCGCCCTGCTGCTCGCCGCCGTCGCCGGATGCACCGGATCGACACCCTCGCAGGACGGCGCCGGCCCGGGCGCCGCTCCCAGCTCCGGCGGGACGGCCACCGGAGCCCCCGGCACGGGCAGCAGCGCCCCGGCCGACCCGTCCGCGGCCGCCCAGCCGTCCGGCGGCGGCAGCAGCGCCGGCGCCACCGACAGCATCACGGTGGCGTTCGCCGGCGACGTCCACTTCGAGGGGCGCACCGCCTCCCGGCTCTCCGCCCCGGCCGCCGAGACCGCGCTCGGCCCGATCTCCCGGACGCTGGCCGCCGCCGACCTCTCGGTGCTCAACCTGGAGACCGCGATCACCGGCCGCGGCAAGGCCGAACCCAAGACCTACACCTTCCGCACCACCCCGAAGGCGCTCGGCGCGCTCAGGGACGCCGGCGTCGACGTGGTCTCGCAGGCCAACAACCACGCCGTCGACTTCGGCCCCGACGGCCTGGCCGACACCCTCGCCGCCAAGGCCTCCTCGCCGATACCCGTGGTCGGCATCGGCAAGGACGCCGAGGAGGCGTACGCGCCCTACGTCACCACCGTGCGCGGGGTGAAGGTCGCGGTGCTGGCGGCCAGTCAGGTCAACGAGATCACCAACCAGAAGTGGCGGGCCGGGGAGCACAAGGCCGGCATCGCGTCCGCGCTCGACGAGGCGGCCCTGGTGCGCGCCGTCACCGAGGCCAGGGCCACCGCGCCGGTGGTCCTGGTGTACCTGCACTGGGGAGACGAGGGCGTGGCCTGTCCGACCGGCGCACAGACCGGGCTGGCCAAGAAGCTGGCCGCGGCCGGGGCCACCGCCGTGGTCGGCACCCACGCCCACACCATGCTCGGCGCGGGCATGCTCGGCAGGACCTACGTGGCCTACGGCTTCGGCAACTTCCTCTGGTACGGCACGTCGAACTACCCCGGGTCGGACGAGACCGGCGTCACCACGCTGACCGTCACCGCCGACGGCCGGGTCACCGGCGAGGCCTTCACGCCCGCGCACATCGACGGCCGCGGCGTGCCCGTGCCGCAGACCGGCAACGCCGCGAAGGCCGCCCAGCAGCGCCGGGACGGCCTTCGCGGCTGCACCGGGCTGGCCGCCGCCCCGAAGTGA
- a CDS encoding glycine hydroxymethyltransferase, giving the protein MPAGHPHTFGSPAADTAFRSALDVVRAVEPRVAAAIGAEIEDQRASLKLIASENYASPAVLLAMGNWLSDKYAEGTPSRRFYAGCRNVDTVEELAAEHARELFGAEHAYVQPHSGIDANLVAFWAVLSQRVESPALQRAGVRNVNDLTEQDWAELRRELGNQRMLGMSLDAGGHLTHGFRPNISGKMFDQRSYGTDPVTGLVDYDEVRRIALDFKPLILVAGYSAYPRLVNFRKMREIADEVGATLMVDMAHFAGLVAGKVLTGDFDPVAHAQIVTTTTHKSLRGPRGGMVLCTSELAEHVDRGCPLVLGGPLSHVMAAKAVAFAEARRPEFQVYARQVVDNAQALAEGLLRRGARLVTGGTDNHLVLADVSSYGLTGRQAEAALLDSGIVTNRNAVPQDPNGAWYTSGVRLGTPALTTRGLGAAELDEVAELIHTVLTAAAPVGSSKAQYLLEDAVRDAVAKRAVDLLAPFPLYPGIALG; this is encoded by the coding sequence CTGCCCGCGGGCCACCCGCACACCTTCGGCAGCCCCGCCGCCGACACCGCCTTCCGGAGCGCCCTGGACGTGGTGCGCGCCGTCGAGCCGCGGGTCGCCGCGGCGATCGGCGCGGAGATCGAGGACCAGCGCGCCTCGCTGAAGCTGATCGCCAGCGAGAACTACGCCTCGCCGGCCGTGCTGCTGGCGATGGGCAACTGGCTGAGCGACAAGTACGCCGAGGGCACCCCCAGCCGCCGGTTCTACGCGGGCTGCCGCAACGTGGACACCGTCGAGGAGCTGGCCGCCGAGCACGCCCGCGAGCTGTTCGGGGCCGAGCACGCCTACGTGCAGCCGCACTCCGGGATCGACGCCAACCTGGTGGCGTTCTGGGCGGTGCTGTCGCAGCGGGTGGAGAGCCCGGCGCTGCAGCGCGCGGGCGTGCGCAACGTCAACGACCTGACCGAGCAGGACTGGGCGGAGCTCCGGCGCGAGCTGGGCAACCAGCGGATGCTCGGCATGTCGCTGGACGCCGGCGGCCACCTGACCCACGGCTTCCGGCCGAACATCTCCGGCAAGATGTTCGACCAGCGCAGCTACGGCACCGACCCGGTGACCGGGCTCGTCGACTACGACGAGGTGCGCCGGATCGCCCTCGACTTCAAGCCGCTGATCCTGGTGGCCGGGTACTCGGCGTACCCGCGGCTGGTGAACTTCCGGAAGATGCGGGAGATCGCGGACGAGGTCGGCGCGACCCTGATGGTCGACATGGCGCACTTCGCGGGCCTGGTCGCCGGCAAGGTGCTGACCGGAGACTTCGACCCGGTGGCGCACGCGCAGATCGTCACCACCACCACCCACAAGTCGCTGCGCGGTCCGCGCGGCGGCATGGTGCTGTGCACGTCGGAGCTGGCCGAGCACGTCGACCGCGGCTGCCCGCTGGTCCTCGGCGGCCCGCTGTCGCACGTGATGGCCGCGAAGGCGGTGGCGTTCGCGGAGGCCCGCCGGCCCGAGTTCCAGGTCTACGCCCGGCAGGTCGTCGACAACGCGCAGGCGCTCGCCGAGGGCCTGCTGCGGCGCGGCGCCCGCCTGGTCACCGGCGGCACCGACAACCACCTGGTGCTGGCGGACGTCTCCTCCTACGGCCTGACCGGCCGTCAGGCCGAGGCGGCGCTGCTGGACTCCGGCATCGTCACCAACCGCAACGCGGTGCCGCAGGACCCGAACGGCGCCTGGTACACCTCCGGCGTCCGGCTCGGCACCCCCGCGCTGACCACCCGCGGCCTGGGCGCGGCCGAGTTGGACGAGGTCGCCGAGCTGATCCACACCGTGCTGACGGCCGCTGCCCCGGTCGGCTCCTCCAAGGCGCAGTACCTGCTGGAGGACGCCGTCCGCGACGCGGTCGCCAAGCGCGCCGTCGACCTGCTCGCCCCGTTCCCGCTCTACCCGGGCATCGCGCTCGGCTGA
- a CDS encoding diiron oxygenase — protein sequence MPPQPAATPTAPDRERTAPDRERTAERLLASSAKLSFNPLKDVDWDAAPVPGAYYCPPRHLSLYGTDLWERMTDEERIELSKHEVASIASVGIWFEEILMQMLLRHAFDRDPTSNHVQYALTEIADECRHSIMFARMIAKMGVPAYGAGFVAHNLGRLFKAISTHSQTFGGTMYVEEILDAFQREVMNDETLQPLTRQVSRIHVIEEARHISYAREELVRKHLGPIRRRYEQLFIGLIVYYATTALIHPRLYAAVGVDPKVGKAVARANPNWRATKVEMAQKVVSVLDKAGLVGRTNRWLLRAAGVIG from the coding sequence ATGCCGCCCCAGCCCGCCGCCACCCCCACCGCTCCCGACCGCGAGCGCACCGCCCCCGACCGGGAACGCACCGCCGAACGCCTGCTCGCCTCCTCCGCGAAGCTCTCGTTCAACCCCCTCAAGGACGTCGACTGGGACGCCGCGCCCGTCCCCGGCGCCTACTACTGCCCGCCCCGGCACCTCTCCCTCTACGGCACCGACCTGTGGGAGCGGATGACCGACGAGGAGCGGATCGAACTCTCCAAGCACGAGGTCGCCTCGATCGCCAGCGTCGGAATCTGGTTCGAGGAGATCCTGATGCAGATGCTGCTGCGCCACGCCTTCGACCGGGACCCCACCAGCAACCACGTGCAGTACGCGCTCACCGAGATCGCCGACGAGTGCCGGCACTCGATCATGTTCGCCCGCATGATCGCCAAGATGGGCGTCCCCGCGTACGGCGCCGGCTTCGTCGCGCACAACCTCGGCCGCCTGTTCAAGGCGATCTCCACCCACAGCCAGACCTTCGGCGGCACCATGTACGTCGAGGAGATCCTGGACGCCTTCCAGCGCGAGGTGATGAACGACGAGACCCTGCAGCCGCTCACCCGGCAGGTCTCCCGGATCCACGTCATCGAGGAGGCCCGGCACATCAGCTACGCCCGCGAGGAACTGGTCCGCAAGCACCTCGGCCCGATCCGCCGCCGGTACGAGCAGCTGTTCATCGGGCTGATCGTCTACTACGCCACCACCGCCCTGATCCACCCCCGCCTCTACGCCGCCGTCGGCGTCGACCCCAAGGTCGGCAAGGCCGTCGCCCGGGCCAACCCGAACTGGCGGGCCACCAAGGTGGAGATGGCGCAGAAGGTGGTCTCGGTGCTCGACAAGGCCGGGCTGGTCGGCCGCACCAACCGCTGGCTGCTGCGCGCGGCGGGCGTGATCGGATAG
- a CDS encoding chitinase, with the protein MERALPPHPAALPAAARPRRSRRAVAVALSVFGLLAGGVAAVTASGTANAATTAGIGSNWYASAPYLMPEDNSPPNAAAVMDATGQKAFQLAFILAQGSSCSPAWGGTSSIDSDTTMPAVIQTIRGKGGDVSVSVGGYGGTKLGQTCGTPEATAAAYQKVVTKYNLKAIDFDLEEPEYENTAAIHNEIGAARILQQNNPGIYISITTAGTNAGTGWFGTQMLLEAKSQGFTPNNYSIMPFDGGFNGAAAQTDALVKFNGILQSTFGWNEATAYAHEGVSLMNGRTDAAEYFRQADFQTVLDFATAHKLARYTYWSVNRDRQCPGTVDPGLSGACSSVAQNDWDFTKFTVKFAGATPPTSSPSPTSSTSPTSSSPSPSGGTCSAAPSWSATTTYATAGTKVSWKGHYWTNKWWTLNEDPTLSGQWGVWADNGAC; encoded by the coding sequence ATGGAACGCGCACTTCCCCCACACCCCGCCGCCCTCCCCGCCGCCGCCCGGCCCCGCCGGTCGCGGCGCGCGGTCGCGGTCGCCCTGTCCGTCTTCGGCCTGCTGGCCGGAGGGGTGGCCGCCGTCACCGCGTCTGGTACGGCGAACGCCGCCACCACCGCCGGGATCGGGTCCAACTGGTACGCGTCCGCGCCGTACCTGATGCCCGAGGACAACAGCCCGCCGAACGCCGCCGCCGTGATGGACGCCACCGGCCAGAAGGCCTTCCAGCTGGCGTTCATCCTGGCCCAGGGCAGCAGCTGCAGCCCGGCCTGGGGCGGCACCTCCTCGATCGACTCCGACACCACCATGCCGGCCGTCATCCAGACCATCCGCGGCAAGGGCGGCGACGTCTCGGTCTCGGTGGGCGGCTACGGCGGCACCAAGCTCGGCCAGACCTGCGGCACCCCGGAGGCGACCGCCGCCGCCTACCAGAAGGTCGTGACCAAGTACAACCTCAAGGCGATCGACTTCGACCTCGAGGAGCCGGAGTACGAGAACACCGCCGCGATCCACAACGAGATCGGCGCGGCCCGGATCCTGCAGCAGAACAACCCGGGCATCTACATCTCCATCACCACCGCGGGCACCAACGCCGGCACCGGCTGGTTCGGCACCCAGATGCTGCTGGAGGCGAAGTCCCAGGGCTTCACCCCGAACAACTACTCGATCATGCCGTTCGACGGCGGCTTCAACGGCGCGGCCGCGCAGACCGACGCGCTGGTGAAGTTCAACGGCATCCTGCAGAGCACCTTCGGCTGGAACGAGGCCACCGCCTACGCCCACGAGGGCGTCTCGCTGATGAACGGCCGCACCGACGCCGCCGAGTACTTCCGGCAGGCGGACTTCCAGACCGTGCTGGACTTCGCCACCGCGCACAAGCTGGCCCGCTACACCTACTGGTCCGTCAACCGGGACCGCCAGTGCCCCGGCACGGTGGACCCGGGCCTGTCCGGCGCCTGCTCCAGCGTGGCGCAGAACGACTGGGACTTCACCAAGTTCACCGTGAAGTTCGCCGGGGCGACCCCGCCCACCAGCTCGCCGAGCCCGACCAGCAGCACCTCGCCGACCAGCAGCAGCCCGAGCCCGTCCGGCGGCACCTGCTCGGCCGCGCCGAGCTGGAGCGCCACCACCACGTACGCCACCGCGGGCACCAAGGTCTCCTGGAAGGGCCACTACTGGACGAACAAGTGGTGGACCCTGAACGAGGACCCCACCCTGAGCGGCCAGTGGGGCGTCTGGGCCGACAACGGCGCCTGCTGA
- a CDS encoding transglycosylase family protein, translated as MLFTGSGRHRRQSQAEKAAERAIAAAGVAGIGIALPLLAATGAHAAPSAVWDRVADCESGGDWSHDGGNGLYGGLQINAQRWTDYGGTQYAPLPSTATRSQQIAVAERILATEGPAAWLSCADDAGLSVVSAPGVVDDNDSADETGSLRGARGAAAVNASADGTVATKSGAPVFSGLPGYDPVYQVYWYEKNGGWFWTSHQSLYERYVQLTNPQPPAATAAPSPTAPDASASPTAPVSPVTPVVPVLPGDPTASPSPSPSTPGGDQTGNNGNGGTTGNGNGNNGNGNGNGGNGADSGLVITLPAPDASATAPAPTTTPAPEASATAPAATAEPSAAATTPAAEYTVGPGDTLIGIARSHGLDGDWSGIYQSNQQVLGENPDLIHPGQVLNLG; from the coding sequence ATGCTCTTCACGGGTTCGGGGCGCCACCGCCGGCAGAGCCAGGCGGAGAAGGCGGCCGAGCGCGCGATCGCCGCGGCCGGCGTTGCCGGGATCGGCATCGCCCTGCCGCTGCTGGCGGCCACCGGCGCGCACGCCGCGCCGAGCGCGGTCTGGGACCGGGTCGCCGACTGCGAGAGCGGGGGCGACTGGAGCCACGACGGGGGCAACGGCCTGTACGGCGGCCTCCAGATCAACGCCCAGCGCTGGACCGACTACGGCGGCACGCAGTACGCGCCGCTGCCCAGCACCGCCACCCGCAGCCAGCAGATCGCCGTCGCCGAGCGGATCCTGGCTACCGAGGGCCCCGCGGCCTGGCTGTCCTGCGCCGACGACGCGGGCCTGAGCGTGGTCAGCGCGCCGGGCGTGGTGGACGACAACGACTCGGCGGACGAGACCGGTTCGCTTCGCGGCGCCCGCGGCGCCGCGGCGGTCAACGCCTCGGCGGACGGCACCGTGGCGACGAAGAGCGGCGCGCCGGTGTTCTCCGGCCTGCCCGGCTACGACCCGGTGTACCAGGTGTACTGGTACGAGAAGAACGGCGGCTGGTTCTGGACCAGCCACCAGAGCCTGTACGAGCGGTACGTGCAGCTGACGAACCCGCAGCCGCCCGCGGCCACCGCTGCTCCGTCGCCGACCGCCCCGGACGCCTCGGCCTCGCCGACCGCGCCGGTCTCCCCCGTCACCCCGGTCGTCCCGGTGCTGCCGGGCGACCCGACCGCCTCCCCGAGCCCGAGCCCGAGCACGCCCGGCGGCGACCAGACCGGCAACAACGGCAACGGCGGCACCACCGGGAACGGCAACGGCAACAACGGCAACGGGAACGGCAACGGCGGGAACGGGGCCGACTCCGGCCTGGTGATCACCCTGCCCGCCCCGGACGCCTCGGCCACCGCGCCGGCCCCGACCACCACGCCCGCCCCGGAGGCGTCGGCGACCGCCCCGGCCGCCACCGCCGAGCCGTCGGCCGCCGCCACCACGCCCGCCGCCGAGTACACCGTCGGCCCGGGCGACACCCTGATCGGGATCGCCCGCAGCCACGGCCTGGACGGCGACTGGTCCGGGATCTACCAGTCCAACCAGCAGGTGCTGGGCGAGAACCCGGACCTGATCCACCCCGGCCAGGTGCTGAACCTGGGCTGA
- a CDS encoding DinB family protein, with the protein MTWTVPVTTRTGGSLTAPETELLPEYLAWHRGTFLHKCEGLTGEQLALRPLPASSLSLLGLMRHLAKVERTWFRIRFAGADVPPLHFVEGHKDADFDLLEPEQAEREYLSLLEEQRLADATVAGAPLDRHLAAHGEEMSLRMTYLHVITEYARHNGHADLLREHIDGVTGS; encoded by the coding sequence ATGACATGGACAGTCCCCGTCACCACCCGCACCGGCGGCTCGCTCACCGCGCCCGAGACCGAGCTGCTGCCGGAGTACCTCGCCTGGCACCGCGGCACCTTCCTGCACAAGTGCGAGGGCCTGACGGGCGAGCAGCTCGCGCTGCGCCCGCTGCCCGCGAGCTCGCTCTCGCTGCTCGGCCTGATGCGCCACCTGGCCAAGGTGGAGCGGACGTGGTTCCGGATCCGCTTCGCGGGTGCGGACGTCCCCCCGCTGCACTTCGTGGAGGGCCACAAGGACGCCGACTTCGACCTGCTGGAGCCCGAGCAGGCCGAGCGGGAGTACCTGAGCCTGCTGGAGGAGCAGCGGCTGGCGGACGCCACGGTGGCCGGAGCCCCGCTGGACCGGCACCTGGCCGCGCACGGCGAGGAGATGTCGCTGCGGATGACGTACCTGCACGTCATCACCGAGTACGCCCGCCACAACGGGCACGCCGACCTGCTGCGCGAGCACATCGACGGGGTGACGGGCAGCTGA
- a CDS encoding TetR/AcrR family transcriptional regulator, whose product MPAQMPAIPWHKPRKAEPRQPLSRSLIVETAIRVLDAEGLAGVTMRRVAQELGTGPASLYAHVSNKEELFELMLERVVSEIRLPLRPEPGRWKEQITEICFEAQRVLTAHRDVSLVSLGSIPVGESQLGLTEFLLDLLLQVGLPPQVAAWALDGLGQLIDTDAYEASVYSERMARGTDLGEYFEQLRSYLHELPTDRFPTLQGMADTMMTGDGDERYAFKIEVFLRGLESYLPPERRTVG is encoded by the coding sequence ATGCCCGCGCAGATGCCCGCGATCCCGTGGCACAAGCCCCGCAAGGCGGAGCCGCGGCAGCCGCTCAGCCGCTCGCTGATCGTGGAGACGGCGATCCGGGTGCTGGACGCGGAGGGCCTGGCCGGGGTGACGATGCGCCGGGTCGCCCAGGAGCTGGGCACCGGCCCGGCCTCGCTGTACGCGCACGTCTCCAACAAGGAGGAGCTGTTCGAGCTGATGCTGGAGCGGGTGGTGTCGGAGATCCGGCTGCCGCTGCGGCCCGAGCCCGGGCGCTGGAAGGAGCAGATCACCGAGATCTGCTTCGAGGCGCAGCGGGTGCTGACGGCCCATCGGGACGTGTCGCTGGTGTCGCTGGGCAGCATCCCGGTGGGCGAGAGCCAGCTCGGGCTCACCGAGTTCCTGCTCGACCTGCTGCTGCAGGTCGGCCTGCCGCCGCAGGTGGCGGCCTGGGCGCTGGACGGCCTGGGCCAGTTGATCGACACCGACGCGTACGAGGCCTCGGTGTACAGCGAGCGGATGGCCCGGGGCACCGACCTGGGCGAGTACTTCGAGCAGCTCCGCTCCTACCTGCACGAGCTGCCGACGGACCGGTTCCCGACCCTGCAGGGCATGGCGGACACCATGATGACCGGCGACGGGGACGAGCGGTACGCGTTCAAGATCGAGGTGTTCCTGCGCGGCCTGGAGTCCTACCTGCCGCCCGAGCGCCGGACGGTCGGCTGA
- a CDS encoding MFS transporter translates to MALVPEVLRSERQFARLFVGQSLSVLGDRVSFVALPFAVLSIGGSAGDVGLVTAAGLVPMLVLTLVGGVWADRLPRQRIMLASDLVRCAVQAAVAVLLLTGTARVGPIALLMVVFGVADAFFLPASTGLLPLLVPGERLREANALRGFVQSAGLVVGPALAGGLVALAGPGGALAVDAASFAVSAAVLARLGPVRGTAPAERAERRGFLAELRVGWRQVSSRAWVWSGMLAIAVYHVVVLPSVFVLGPVLAEREWGGAGAWAVVVTAFGVGAVVGDVCAYRLSPARPMAVAAVAMAVASCQALIIGSGAPVAVIAALEALTGVGVALCFVLWETSLQVHIPEQLLSRVSSYDHLIAVALMPLGLVLAGPLAEHVGVRPTLFGMTALAVPAALALLALPAVRRLPAQPLPAPAEAEVHYSVK, encoded by the coding sequence GTGGCCCTGGTCCCTGAAGTGCTGCGCTCGGAGCGCCAGTTCGCCCGGCTGTTCGTCGGGCAGTCGCTCTCGGTGCTGGGCGACCGGGTGTCGTTCGTCGCGCTGCCCTTCGCCGTGCTGTCCATCGGCGGCAGCGCCGGGGACGTCGGCCTGGTCACGGCCGCGGGGCTGGTCCCGATGCTGGTGCTCACCCTGGTCGGCGGCGTGTGGGCGGACCGGCTGCCCCGGCAGCGCATCATGCTCGCGTCCGACCTGGTGCGCTGCGCCGTCCAGGCGGCCGTCGCGGTGCTGCTGCTCACCGGCACGGCCCGGGTCGGACCGATCGCCCTGCTGATGGTGGTGTTCGGCGTCGCGGACGCGTTCTTCCTGCCCGCCTCCACCGGGCTGCTGCCGCTGCTCGTTCCCGGCGAGCGGCTGCGCGAGGCGAACGCGCTGCGCGGCTTCGTGCAGTCGGCCGGGCTGGTGGTCGGGCCGGCGCTGGCCGGCGGACTGGTCGCGCTCGCCGGCCCCGGCGGGGCGCTGGCGGTGGACGCGGCGAGCTTCGCGGTCAGCGCCGCCGTGCTGGCCCGGCTGGGGCCGGTGCGGGGCACGGCCCCGGCCGAGCGGGCCGAGCGGCGCGGTTTCCTGGCCGAGCTCCGGGTCGGCTGGCGGCAGGTGAGCAGCCGGGCCTGGGTGTGGTCGGGGATGCTGGCGATCGCCGTCTACCACGTGGTGGTGCTGCCCTCGGTGTTCGTGCTCGGCCCGGTGCTGGCCGAGCGTGAGTGGGGCGGCGCCGGGGCCTGGGCGGTGGTGGTCACCGCCTTCGGCGTCGGGGCGGTGGTCGGCGACGTGTGCGCCTACCGGCTGAGCCCGGCCCGGCCGATGGCGGTGGCGGCGGTGGCGATGGCGGTCGCCTCCTGCCAGGCGCTGATCATCGGCTCCGGCGCGCCGGTCGCGGTGATCGCCGCGCTGGAGGCGCTGACGGGGGTGGGCGTGGCGTTGTGCTTCGTGCTCTGGGAGACCTCGCTGCAGGTGCACATCCCGGAGCAGCTGCTCTCCCGGGTGAGCTCCTACGACCACCTGATCGCGGTGGCGCTGATGCCGCTCGGCCTGGTGCTGGCGGGCCCGCTGGCCGAGCACGTCGGGGTGCGGCCCACCCTGTTCGGGATGACCGCGCTCGCCGTTCCGGCCGCGCTCGCCCTGCTGGCCCTGCCCGCCGTGCGCCGGCTGCCCGCGCAGCCGCTCCCGGCACCCGCCGAAGCCGAGGTCCACTACTCCGTGAAGTAG
- a CDS encoding pseudouridine synthase, with protein MSPLPQRDGIDPVHVRLPLDGGWETVREYLAERYGAAAGEGRIAAMLAAGEFLGPDGPITAGTPYRPGGHVWFHREPGPPEPVVPFAVEVLHRDERIVVADKPHFLATTPRGSHAVQTALARLRHDLGLPRLSPAHRLDRLTAGVVLFVADPALRGAYQGLFERREAVKEYEAIARHDPAVALPAVVRSRILKDRGRLDAYEAPGVPNAESRVELVEVRAGLGRYRLAPRTGRTHQLRVHMNGLGLPLLGDPLYPAVLPDPEVEDYRRPLQLLARSLEFTDPVSGGRLRFESTRQLAAWQDPAAWAG; from the coding sequence GTGAGCCCGCTGCCGCAGCGCGACGGCATCGACCCCGTGCACGTGCGGCTGCCCCTCGACGGCGGGTGGGAAACGGTGCGCGAGTACCTGGCGGAGCGGTACGGGGCCGCGGCGGGGGAGGGGCGGATCGCGGCGATGCTGGCGGCCGGCGAGTTCCTCGGCCCCGACGGCCCGATCACCGCCGGGACGCCGTACCGGCCCGGCGGCCACGTCTGGTTCCACCGGGAGCCCGGGCCGCCCGAGCCGGTGGTGCCGTTCGCGGTCGAGGTGCTGCACCGCGACGAGCGGATCGTGGTCGCCGACAAGCCGCACTTCCTGGCCACCACCCCGCGCGGCAGCCACGCCGTGCAGACCGCGCTGGCCCGGCTGCGGCACGACCTCGGCCTGCCCAGGCTGAGCCCCGCGCACCGGCTGGACCGGCTCACCGCGGGCGTGGTGCTGTTCGTCGCGGACCCCGCGCTGCGCGGCGCCTACCAGGGGCTCTTCGAGCGGCGGGAGGCCGTCAAGGAGTACGAGGCGATCGCCCGGCACGACCCGGCGGTGGCGCTGCCCGCGGTGGTCCGCAGCCGGATCCTGAAGGACCGCGGCCGGCTGGACGCCTACGAGGCGCCGGGGGTGCCGAACGCGGAGAGCCGGGTCGAACTGGTCGAGGTGCGCGCGGGCCTGGGCCGCTACCGGCTGGCCCCGCGCACCGGACGGACGCACCAGCTGCGGGTGCACATGAACGGCCTCGGGCTGCCGCTGCTCGGCGACCCGCTCTACCCCGCGGTGCTGCCCGACCCGGAGGTCGAGGACTACCGGCGCCCGCTCCAACTCCTGGCGCGCTCGCTGGAGTTCACCGATCCGGTGAGCGGCGGGCGGCTGCGCTTCGAGAGCACCCGGCAGCTGGCCGCCTGGCAGGACCCGGCGGCCTGGGCGGGCTGA